A segment of the Brevibacterium zhoupengii genome:
TGCGGATCTCCAGCGTCATTTCTTCTCCTTGATTATTTCGGCGGATTTGAACCATTGTTCGGGCAAGATGTCACGGAAAATGATGTGCACGGAGTCGGGCCGCGCATCGCAGTGAGTTACGAAGGCCTCAGAAATCGCCGAGGCCAAGCGTCTTTTTTGCTCGTCCGATCGACCTTTGTACAGTGTGATGTCAACCAAGGGCATACGATTCTCCGTTCGTGCTTCGATCGATGATTCTGATGATCAGAGAGATCAGCGGGGTCTCTCCGACGAGGATTCTCACCCTCTTTACGTCAGGCTGTTCTTCGACTCGGGCTCCAAATCCGTTGTCGATCGACTGTTCAGGTGAGCAATTGTGAACCCGGTGAGCGCGTAGATTGCTGAGATGATCGGCGTTAGATAGGCGAAGACGGCGTAGGGACCGTATTCGGCTACTCCAACTCCGAGAACTCCGACCGCAAATATGGCGGCTGTATTCCACGGGACAAGGAACGCTGTCATGGTTCCGGAATCTTCGAGAGCTCGGGACAAGTTCTTTGGGTGCAGTTTGAGCTTCTTGTAAACCGGGCGCATGAGAGTTCCCGTTGCTACAATGGCCGTCGTCTGTGCGGCAGTGATGATGTTGCCTAGCAGGGTCAGACCCAGAGTTGTAAGAATCGCGCGTCGGCTGGACTTGGTGGCGCTTTTGAGTCGCTTGAGGATCGACCG
Coding sequences within it:
- a CDS encoding tautomerase family protein — encoded protein: MPLVDITLYKGRSDEQKRRLASAISEAFVTHCDARPDSVHIIFRDILPEQWFKSAEIIKEKK